Proteins encoded by one window of Kribbella flavida DSM 17836:
- a CDS encoding winged helix-turn-helix transcriptional regulator: MPTRDAAALRREAARAYDAYLASCPARQLVDRISDKWVTLILPALADGPQRYSDLSRRIAGVSQKMLTQTLRSLERDGLVTRHVTPSVPVRVDYELTPLGLSLMPLIACIKDWAETHMDQVAAARQDYDSASSTTGAKV, from the coding sequence ATGCCGACCCGAGACGCCGCCGCCCTGCGCCGCGAGGCGGCCCGCGCCTACGACGCGTACCTGGCGTCCTGCCCCGCTCGTCAGCTGGTCGACCGGATCAGCGACAAGTGGGTCACGCTGATCCTGCCCGCGCTGGCCGACGGCCCGCAGCGATACTCCGACCTGTCGCGCCGGATCGCCGGTGTCAGCCAGAAGATGCTCACCCAGACCCTGCGGTCGCTGGAGCGCGACGGACTGGTCACCAGGCACGTCACGCCGTCGGTCCCGGTGCGCGTCGACTACGAGCTGACTCCGCTGGGCCTGAGCCTGATGCCACTGATCGCTTGCATCAAGGACTGGGCCGAAACGCACATGGACCAGGTGGCTGCCGCTCGTCAGGACTACGACTCGGCCAGCAGCACAACTGGAGCGAAGGTATGA
- a CDS encoding NUDIX hydrolase — translation MTLHEDATATLTRWTPPDPEQAGLRELYLRHLSEHDDGMWRSCRPAHVTASALVVDPSGSKVLLTLHRTVGAWLQLGGHCEAGDTTLAGAALREATEESGLTGLTIEPEPLQLSRHLLRAGGCQGAYHLDVQFQVTATAGTQYVVSEESDDLAWFATDALPAGLDHSVTELVGRSSRQLE, via the coding sequence GTGACGCTGCACGAGGACGCCACCGCCACCCTGACCCGCTGGACACCCCCTGACCCGGAGCAGGCGGGCCTCCGGGAGCTCTACCTGCGCCATCTGTCGGAGCATGACGACGGCATGTGGCGCAGTTGCCGGCCCGCGCACGTCACCGCTTCCGCCCTGGTCGTGGACCCGAGCGGGAGCAAGGTGCTGCTCACCTTGCACCGGACGGTCGGCGCCTGGCTGCAGCTCGGCGGACATTGCGAGGCCGGCGACACCACCCTGGCCGGTGCGGCCCTGCGGGAGGCGACCGAGGAGTCCGGGCTGACCGGCCTGACGATCGAGCCCGAGCCGCTGCAGCTGTCCCGTCATCTGCTCCGCGCCGGTGGCTGCCAGGGCGCCTACCACCTGGACGTGCAGTTCCAGGTGACGGCCACCGCGGGTACGCAGTACGTGGTGAGTGAGGAGTCGGACGACCTGGCCTGGTTCGCCACAGATGCGCTGCCCGCGGGCCTGGACCACTCGGTGACGGAGCTCGTCGGCAGGTCGTCCCGGCAGCTCGAGTGA
- a CDS encoding PPA1309 family protein, whose translation MHAIDNLPADALSRAVVEIEKHVSSGGWDQPAQLFALVPTEELLAAEPKLAAELGADDASQPLTPVAQGELPGGTDDSDLAGVLAPDRVAGRSLRLRPRGRARRAAGRGRGRAVECRVRRRAGPDGGQRPAPARGPDGRRGAA comes from the coding sequence ATGCACGCGATAGACAACCTGCCCGCCGACGCCCTGAGCCGGGCGGTGGTGGAGATCGAGAAGCACGTCAGCAGCGGTGGCTGGGACCAGCCCGCCCAGCTGTTCGCGCTGGTCCCGACCGAGGAGCTGCTGGCCGCCGAGCCGAAGCTTGCGGCCGAGCTCGGCGCCGACGACGCGTCCCAGCCGCTCACCCCGGTCGCCCAGGGCGAGCTGCCCGGCGGGACCGACGACAGCGACCTGGCCGGCGTGCTGGCCCCAGATCGAGTGGCCGGACGGAGTCTCCGGCTGCGCCCTCGCGGTCGAGCGCGTCGTGCTGCCGGCCGCGGCCGAGGCCGGGCTGTCGAGTGCCGAGTCCGACGCCGAGCTGGCCCGGATGGCGGCCAGCGACCCGCGCCGGCACGAGGTCCGGATGGTCGCCGCGGTGCTGCGTGA
- a CDS encoding helix-turn-helix domain-containing protein yields the protein MKDLLRLLAEDASGSELARAAGDDPEARDLALRIRAGMDASKKREAELSALVDVARELASARDPGSVLDTIVHRARTLIGTDVAYLTLYDPEQGDTYMRATDGSVSAAFQQLRLPLGAGLGGLVAETYKPYWTTDYPSDCRFRHTSPIDDAVGEEGLVAILGTPLIVDGAFVGVLFASNRTARPFSRAEVSLLGSLAALAAVTIVQVRAAAETAAALEQLSVAHTGVEHAAAAHDRFAEIVLSGGDVDAIAAALAELLDVWVVLVDALGNELAAAGRVVRRRAVEVGAASDSGRLTWTGDSWTVAATAKGERLGALVIGGVAELSAADQRIVERAAVVTALVLLFRRQAAEQSQRAQADILADALSGSADPRALTDRLRLLDHARRVPTQLVVAVCRGDHSGVLARLSAPLEERLVLVGPYAGDLVLLLALPDAKSGAQALTDVARRCGVTVAVTGPAAWGQPLVDAYQQGLRLLTTMVRLGKSGQSVAPNDLGVAGLVGAPEVDVAAHIAHVLGPVSDYDEQRGTDLVGTLEAYFAAGQSPTRAATALHIHPNTVQQRLDRVTALLGDGWQQPERALDVQVALRLLRTLHG from the coding sequence GTGAAGGACCTGCTACGGCTGCTCGCGGAGGACGCCTCGGGCAGTGAGCTGGCCCGGGCCGCCGGGGACGACCCGGAGGCCCGGGACCTCGCTCTGCGGATCAGAGCGGGCATGGACGCGAGCAAGAAGCGTGAGGCCGAGCTTTCCGCGCTGGTGGACGTGGCGCGGGAGCTGGCCTCGGCGCGCGATCCCGGCAGCGTGCTCGACACGATCGTGCACCGGGCGCGCACGCTGATCGGCACCGACGTCGCCTATCTCACGCTGTACGACCCGGAGCAGGGCGACACCTACATGCGGGCCACCGACGGCTCGGTGTCGGCGGCCTTCCAGCAGCTGCGACTCCCGCTCGGTGCTGGACTCGGCGGGCTGGTCGCGGAGACGTACAAGCCGTACTGGACCACCGACTACCCCAGTGACTGCCGCTTCCGGCACACCAGCCCGATCGACGACGCTGTCGGCGAGGAAGGTCTGGTGGCGATCCTCGGCACGCCGCTGATCGTGGACGGCGCGTTCGTCGGCGTGCTGTTCGCGTCGAACCGCACCGCTCGGCCGTTCAGCCGGGCCGAGGTCTCGCTGCTGGGCTCACTGGCCGCGCTCGCGGCGGTCACCATCGTCCAGGTCAGGGCTGCCGCGGAGACGGCGGCGGCGCTGGAGCAGTTGTCGGTCGCGCACACCGGAGTCGAGCACGCCGCTGCCGCGCACGACAGGTTCGCCGAGATCGTGCTGTCCGGTGGGGACGTCGACGCGATCGCGGCCGCACTGGCCGAGCTGCTGGACGTCTGGGTCGTGCTGGTCGATGCTCTCGGCAACGAACTGGCCGCTGCCGGGCGGGTGGTCCGCCGCCGGGCCGTCGAGGTCGGCGCGGCCTCGGACTCCGGCCGGCTGACCTGGACGGGGGACAGCTGGACGGTCGCCGCCACCGCCAAGGGCGAGCGACTCGGTGCACTGGTCATCGGAGGGGTGGCCGAGCTGTCCGCCGCCGACCAGCGGATCGTGGAGCGGGCAGCTGTCGTCACCGCGCTGGTGCTGCTGTTCCGCCGACAGGCTGCCGAGCAGTCGCAACGCGCTCAGGCGGACATCCTGGCCGATGCGCTCAGTGGCAGCGCCGACCCCCGCGCGCTCACCGATCGGCTGCGCCTGCTCGACCACGCCCGTCGGGTGCCGACGCAGTTGGTCGTCGCCGTCTGTCGAGGCGACCACAGCGGCGTACTGGCTCGACTGTCGGCTCCGCTGGAGGAGCGACTCGTCCTGGTCGGCCCGTACGCCGGGGATCTGGTGCTGCTGCTCGCACTGCCTGACGCGAAGTCCGGGGCGCAAGCGCTGACCGACGTGGCTCGCCGGTGCGGGGTGACGGTCGCCGTGACTGGTCCAGCGGCCTGGGGACAGCCGCTGGTCGACGCGTACCAGCAGGGCCTGCGGCTGCTCACGACCATGGTGCGTCTCGGCAAGTCCGGCCAGTCCGTTGCTCCCAACGACCTGGGCGTCGCCGGCCTGGTCGGAGCCCCGGAGGTCGATGTGGCAGCGCACATCGCCCACGTCCTGGGACCAGTGAGCGACTACGACGAGCAGCGGGGCACCGATCTGGTCGGCACGCTCGAGGCGTACTTCGCCGCGGGCCAGAGCCCGACCCGAGCAGCCACTGCGTTGCACATCCATCCCAACACGGTGCAGCAGCGCCTCGACCGCGTGACCGCCCTGCTGGGCGACGGCTGGCAGCAGCCGGAGCGCGCTCTCGACGTACAGGTCGCTCTCCGGCTGCTCCGCACTCTGCACGGCTGA
- a CDS encoding molybdenum cofactor biosynthesis protein MoaE, with product MTEAIRLLDIRDSTLSSDEVLAAVADPAAGGTALFVGTVRNHDHARPVDELSYEAHPDALAHLRKVAERICEDPAVTALAAVHRTGPLAIGDAAVIVAVAAAHRETAFAACRRLIDDLKAEVPIWKHQHFSDGASEWVGAC from the coding sequence ATGACCGAGGCGATCAGGCTGCTGGACATCCGTGACAGCACGCTGTCCAGCGACGAGGTGCTGGCCGCGGTCGCCGACCCGGCGGCCGGCGGGACCGCGCTGTTCGTCGGTACCGTGCGCAACCACGACCACGCCCGGCCCGTCGACGAGCTCAGCTACGAGGCCCACCCGGACGCTCTCGCGCACCTGCGCAAGGTGGCGGAGCGGATCTGCGAGGACCCGGCCGTGACCGCGCTGGCGGCGGTGCACCGGACCGGTCCGCTGGCGATCGGCGACGCCGCGGTGATCGTCGCGGTCGCCGCCGCGCACCGGGAGACGGCCTTCGCCGCGTGCCGCCGGCTGATCGACGACCTCAAGGCCGAGGTCCCGATTTGGAAACACCAGCACTTCAGCGACGGTGCGAGCGAGTGGGTCGGCGCCTGCTGA
- a CDS encoding NADP-dependent oxidoreductase → MRALVARRLEGPAALELITTDRPDPRPGEVRIKVAAAAVNPVDVATSDGSLIRYGIAAPREQFGTGWDVAGTVDATGPGVGLAPGTPVIGLSDLLGRPLKTHAEYVVLGAHAVAPAPAGLDFPAASTFALNARTAQQAVDALGLSAGQTLLVTGAAGGVGGYAVELGKYRGLTVIATASGQDEELVRSFGADHFVSRSADLTSAVHDLVPGGVDGLVDAAVLGVAAQEAVRNNGVHAHVIAGTPPTPLRGISVRPVFAHATRQALTELVELVEQGILSTRVAATYPLDDAVAAYERVAKGGVRGRVVLVP, encoded by the coding sequence ATGCGCGCACTCGTGGCCCGCCGGCTGGAAGGCCCGGCAGCCCTCGAACTGATCACCACCGACCGCCCCGATCCCCGGCCGGGCGAGGTCCGCATCAAGGTGGCAGCGGCAGCCGTCAACCCGGTGGACGTGGCGACCAGTGACGGCTCCCTGATCCGCTACGGCATCGCCGCGCCCCGGGAGCAGTTCGGCACCGGCTGGGACGTGGCCGGCACCGTGGATGCAACCGGTCCGGGCGTCGGCCTCGCTCCGGGCACACCCGTCATCGGCTTGTCCGACCTGCTCGGCCGCCCACTCAAGACGCACGCCGAGTACGTCGTACTGGGGGCTCACGCGGTGGCTCCGGCTCCGGCAGGCCTGGACTTCCCAGCCGCCTCCACCTTTGCACTGAACGCGCGGACCGCACAGCAGGCGGTGGACGCACTCGGCCTCTCCGCTGGTCAGACGTTGCTGGTCACCGGTGCAGCGGGCGGCGTCGGCGGCTACGCGGTTGAGCTGGGCAAGTACCGCGGCCTCACCGTGATCGCCACCGCCAGCGGCCAGGACGAGGAACTCGTCCGGAGCTTCGGAGCCGACCACTTCGTGTCCAGGAGCGCCGACCTGACCTCTGCGGTGCACGACCTTGTCCCCGGTGGTGTGGACGGGCTGGTCGATGCGGCGGTGCTGGGAGTCGCCGCGCAGGAGGCAGTGCGCAACAACGGCGTCCACGCCCACGTGATCGCCGGAACCCCGCCGACGCCGCTGCGGGGGATCAGCGTGCGGCCAGTGTTCGCGCACGCGACGCGGCAGGCCCTGACCGAACTGGTCGAGCTGGTCGAACAGGGCATCCTCTCCACCCGGGTGGCCGCGACCTACCCCCTCGACGACGCGGTCGCGGCGTACGAACGCGTCGCCAAGGGCGGTGTGCGCGGCCGGGTGGTTCTGGTCCCCTGA
- a CDS encoding DUF2064 domain-containing protein: MSDRRVVVLVVPAVGSWAPPGREPDAWRLALAEDTYEVLAALDLVEVAIAVVGGNDEAVAELAALTWPGTPVYAVDADRPVLDAVDKSGPAAAVVAVSHDVPDLPGLLIGKLFRALGSADLAVTPAEDGSLAAIGVRLPAAPWVVDAGPTFDTPLSTLDELKPRRHAVALGPGWHRLRSNADLARLDPGLEGWDATRAVLRGK; the protein is encoded by the coding sequence ATGAGCGATCGGCGAGTGGTCGTGCTGGTGGTACCGGCTGTCGGGAGTTGGGCTCCGCCTGGACGGGAGCCTGATGCCTGGCGACTGGCTCTCGCTGAGGACACCTACGAAGTGCTGGCCGCGCTGGACCTTGTCGAGGTGGCGATAGCTGTTGTCGGGGGCAATGACGAGGCGGTGGCGGAACTGGCCGCGCTCACGTGGCCGGGCACGCCCGTCTATGCCGTGGACGCGGATCGGCCGGTGCTCGACGCGGTGGACAAGTCCGGACCAGCCGCGGCGGTGGTGGCCGTGAGCCACGACGTACCGGACCTGCCTGGGCTGCTCATCGGGAAGCTGTTCCGCGCGCTGGGCTCCGCGGATCTCGCGGTGACGCCGGCCGAGGACGGCTCGCTGGCCGCGATCGGGGTCCGGCTGCCGGCCGCTCCGTGGGTGGTCGACGCCGGACCGACCTTCGACACCCCGCTCAGCACGCTCGACGAACTCAAGCCCCGCCGGCACGCCGTCGCCCTCGGACCGGGCTGGCACCGGCTCCGCTCCAACGCCGACCTGGCCCGGCTCGACCCGGGCCTGGAGGGCTGGGACGCCACCCGCGCGGTGCTCCGGGGTAAGTAA
- a CDS encoding UPF0182 family protein produces MSDGVYDLPEEPRRSRRTPGQRPRALLPTIATLIVLLILFSVFTDVWTQRLWYRSVDLSSVFSTVLGTRVLLFVVVGLLMAAAVVTNVVIAYRTRPRVALAPSPSPGFERYGELLQQRGKLAVAVLGALMLIFGGSAASGEWKVFLAWRNRTPFGVNDQHFNMDIAFFVFDYPWLRVLLGFGYSIVLLSLVAAIITHYLYGGFRPSAKGQKASGAAQVQFSVLLGLLVLLKAFSYWLDRYGLTTSDSRLFTGISYTGDNAVLPSKEILAVIALLCAGLFFANVVRKTWLLPGVGTVVLVLSAVLLGALWPAALQQLRVRPSEPIREAAYITKNIEATRQAYGLEKTEVVNYAAKTTTATPSELEADAGVLPGIRLIDPSVVGPTFEQLQQVRGFYSFPSDLDVDRYKIGNEVRDTVIAVREVQVDRLPPGQRNWNNDHTVYTHGYGVVAANGNQRSPDGTPVFSSKDLPPTGDLGKYEPRIYFGEQSPDYSIVGAPEGAPPVELDTPEGKNGGDPTLNTYEGKGGVEIGSFGNRLLYATKFRDANILLSGRVNEASKILYDRNPRERVEKAAPWLTPDGDPYPAVVDGQVVWIVDGYTTSANYPYSQKVALDDSTRDTTTGRGAIATQPSEEINYIRNSVKAVVNAYDGSVELYAWDENDPLLKTWMKAFPGTVKPRADISPALMSHLRYPEDIFKVQRDMLAKYHVRDAGTWYQNSDLWRVPADPTGTGTADSPVQNQPPFYLSLRMPGQETPKFSLTSVYVPNAERENLTAFMAVDAEASSPDYGKFRILRLPGNVQIPGPGQVYNKFQTDEGIRSALLPINQPTSGARAQYGNLLTLPLGGGLLYVQPVYSVRTSGPGSYPVLRYVLVSFGERVAFGSTLSEALTKVFNTSVGNDPDPDPNPNEPTPPPANQTIKQALADADKAFADADAALRRGDLNGYQANIKKAQAAVARAIAAGAQVPNNPTPTPTPTGTPPTPTNPPSSPTG; encoded by the coding sequence ATGAGCGACGGCGTCTACGACCTGCCGGAGGAGCCGCGGCGGTCGCGGCGTACCCCCGGCCAACGCCCCCGCGCGTTGCTGCCCACGATCGCCACCCTGATCGTGCTGCTCATCTTGTTCAGCGTCTTCACCGACGTGTGGACGCAGCGACTCTGGTACCGATCGGTCGACCTGAGCTCGGTGTTCAGCACCGTGCTCGGCACCCGGGTGCTGCTGTTCGTCGTGGTGGGTCTGCTGATGGCCGCGGCCGTGGTGACGAACGTGGTCATCGCCTACCGGACCCGGCCGCGGGTGGCACTCGCGCCGTCGCCGAGCCCCGGCTTCGAGCGGTACGGCGAACTGCTGCAGCAGCGCGGCAAGCTCGCGGTCGCCGTGCTCGGCGCGCTGATGCTGATCTTCGGCGGCTCCGCGGCGTCGGGGGAGTGGAAGGTCTTTCTCGCCTGGCGCAACCGGACCCCGTTCGGCGTGAACGACCAGCACTTCAACATGGACATCGCGTTCTTCGTCTTCGACTACCCGTGGCTGCGCGTCCTGCTCGGCTTCGGTTACTCGATCGTCCTGCTCTCGCTGGTCGCCGCGATCATCACCCACTACCTGTACGGCGGGTTCCGCCCGTCGGCGAAGGGGCAGAAGGCCTCCGGCGCCGCGCAGGTGCAGTTCTCCGTGCTGCTCGGTCTGCTGGTGCTGCTGAAGGCCTTCAGCTACTGGCTCGACCGGTACGGCCTGACCACCTCGGACAGCCGCCTGTTCACCGGCATCTCCTACACCGGTGACAACGCGGTCCTGCCCAGCAAGGAGATCCTGGCCGTCATCGCACTGCTCTGTGCGGGACTGTTCTTCGCCAACGTGGTCCGCAAGACGTGGTTGCTGCCGGGCGTCGGCACCGTCGTGCTGGTGCTGTCCGCGGTGCTGCTCGGCGCCCTCTGGCCGGCCGCGCTGCAGCAGCTGCGGGTCCGCCCGAGCGAGCCGATCCGCGAGGCGGCGTACATCACCAAGAACATCGAGGCCACCCGCCAGGCGTACGGCCTGGAGAAGACCGAGGTCGTGAACTACGCGGCCAAGACCACCACGGCCACGCCGTCGGAGCTGGAGGCCGACGCCGGCGTGCTGCCCGGCATCCGGCTGATCGACCCGAGCGTGGTCGGTCCGACGTTCGAGCAGCTGCAGCAGGTCCGTGGTTTCTACTCGTTCCCCAGTGACCTGGACGTCGACCGGTACAAGATCGGCAACGAGGTCCGCGACACCGTGATCGCGGTCCGCGAGGTGCAGGTCGACCGGCTGCCCCCGGGCCAGCGCAACTGGAACAACGACCACACGGTCTACACCCACGGCTACGGCGTGGTCGCCGCGAACGGCAACCAGCGCTCTCCCGACGGTACGCCGGTGTTCTCCTCCAAGGACCTGCCGCCGACCGGTGATCTCGGCAAGTACGAGCCCCGGATCTACTTCGGTGAGCAGTCGCCGGACTACTCCATCGTCGGTGCGCCCGAAGGGGCGCCGCCGGTCGAGCTGGACACGCCCGAGGGCAAGAACGGCGGCGACCCGACGCTGAACACCTACGAGGGCAAGGGTGGCGTCGAGATCGGCTCGTTCGGCAACCGGCTGCTCTACGCCACCAAGTTCCGGGACGCGAACATCCTGCTGTCCGGCCGGGTGAACGAGGCGTCGAAGATCCTCTACGACCGCAACCCGCGCGAGCGGGTCGAGAAGGCCGCGCCGTGGCTGACCCCGGACGGCGACCCGTACCCGGCCGTCGTCGACGGCCAGGTGGTCTGGATCGTCGACGGCTACACCACCTCGGCGAACTACCCGTACTCGCAGAAGGTGGCGCTGGACGACAGCACCCGGGACACCACCACCGGGCGGGGCGCGATCGCGACCCAGCCGAGCGAGGAGATCAACTACATCCGCAACTCGGTGAAGGCGGTCGTGAACGCCTACGACGGCTCGGTCGAGCTGTACGCCTGGGACGAGAACGACCCGCTGCTGAAGACCTGGATGAAGGCGTTCCCCGGCACGGTGAAGCCGCGTGCCGACATCTCGCCGGCGCTGATGTCGCACCTGCGCTACCCCGAGGACATCTTCAAGGTGCAGCGCGACATGCTGGCCAAGTACCACGTCCGCGACGCCGGCACCTGGTACCAGAACAGTGACCTGTGGCGCGTGCCGGCCGACCCGACCGGTACCGGCACGGCCGACTCGCCGGTGCAGAACCAGCCGCCGTTCTACCTGTCGCTGCGGATGCCGGGCCAGGAGACGCCGAAGTTCTCCCTCACCTCGGTGTACGTGCCGAACGCCGAGCGGGAGAACCTGACCGCGTTCATGGCCGTCGACGCGGAGGCGTCGTCGCCGGACTACGGCAAGTTCAGGATCCTTCGCTTGCCGGGCAACGTGCAGATCCCTGGTCCTGGACAGGTCTACAACAAGTTCCAGACCGACGAGGGGATCCGGTCGGCCCTGCTGCCGATCAACCAGCCGACCAGTGGCGCCCGCGCGCAGTACGGGAACCTGCTGACTTTGCCACTGGGTGGCGGTCTGCTCTACGTCCAGCCGGTGTACTCCGTGCGGACCAGCGGTCCGGGTAGCTACCCGGTGCTGCGGTACGTGCTGGTGTCGTTCGGTGAGCGGGTGGCTTTCGGGTCGACGCTGTCGGAGGCGCTGACCAAGGTGTTCAACACTTCGGTCGGCAACGACCCGGACCCGGATCCCAACCCGAACGAGCCGACTCCGCCGCCGGCGAACCAGACGATCAAGCAGGCGCTCGCGGACGCCGACAAGGCGTTCGCCGACGCCGACGCGGCCCTGCGGCGCGGCGACCTGAACGGGTACCAGGCCAACATCAAGAAGGCGCAGGCCGCGGTGGCCCGGGCGATCGCGGCCGGTGCCCAGGTGCCGAACAACCCGACACCGACGCCGACCCCGACCGGTACTCCGCCCACACCGACGAATCCGCCGAGCTCACCCACCGGCTGA
- a CDS encoding PDZ domain-containing protein has product MTRRTATLVTSIVVLVFSLGLVTVFPVPFVSFSPGPVKDTLGSSGGKPVVEVTGHETFPTDGQLDLTTVSVTSPDRDLTLPQAMRNWLDPHHDLFPRDIIYPPEQTADEVEQQNEAEMTGSQDSAVAAALQAAKVPFHPKVSTVSKGSPADGKLKPGDVVLEVDGVAATQVPQVGELVRKNKVGDDVDFLIRRGGAERTVVVKAAAAPGDPKRPMVGITIGVDSPVKVSVNLGQDIGGPSAGTAFALAIYDKLTPGPLLAGKHVAGTGTIDALGQVGAIGGIQQKIAGAKEAGATVFLVPAPNCEAALHAGVDGIQLVKMSTLDDAIGALKALGTGTGDVPSCTR; this is encoded by the coding sequence GTGACACGTCGTACCGCCACGCTGGTCACCTCGATCGTCGTGCTCGTCTTCTCGCTCGGCCTGGTCACCGTGTTCCCGGTGCCGTTCGTCTCGTTCAGCCCGGGGCCGGTGAAGGACACTCTGGGCAGCAGCGGCGGCAAACCGGTGGTCGAGGTCACCGGGCACGAGACGTTCCCGACCGACGGCCAGCTCGACCTGACCACGGTCTCGGTGACCTCCCCGGACCGTGACCTGACCCTGCCGCAGGCGATGCGCAACTGGCTCGACCCGCACCACGACCTCTTTCCGCGCGACATCATCTACCCGCCCGAGCAGACCGCGGACGAGGTGGAGCAGCAGAACGAGGCCGAGATGACCGGCTCCCAGGACAGCGCCGTCGCGGCCGCTCTGCAGGCGGCCAAGGTGCCGTTCCACCCGAAGGTGTCGACGGTGTCCAAGGGCAGCCCGGCCGACGGCAAGCTGAAGCCGGGCGACGTGGTGCTCGAGGTCGACGGCGTCGCCGCCACCCAGGTGCCGCAGGTCGGCGAGCTCGTCCGCAAGAACAAGGTCGGCGACGACGTCGACTTCCTGATCCGCCGCGGCGGCGCCGAGCGGACCGTCGTGGTCAAGGCCGCGGCCGCCCCGGGCGACCCGAAACGGCCGATGGTCGGCATCACGATCGGCGTCGACTCGCCGGTCAAGGTGAGCGTCAACCTCGGCCAGGACATCGGCGGCCCGAGCGCCGGTACGGCGTTCGCGCTGGCCATCTACGACAAGCTGACCCCGGGCCCGCTGCTGGCCGGCAAGCACGTCGCCGGCACCGGCACGATCGACGCGCTCGGCCAGGTCGGCGCGATCGGCGGCATCCAGCAGAAGATCGCCGGCGCGAAGGAGGCGGGTGCGACCGTCTTCCTGGTCCCGGCGCCGAACTGCGAGGCCGCGCTGCACGCCGGCGTGGACGGCATCCAGCTGGTGAAGATGAGCACCTTGGACGACGCGATCGGCGCCCTGAAGGCGCTCGGCACCGGAACTGGAGACGTCCCGTCATGCACGCGATAG
- a CDS encoding zinc-dependent metalloprotease: MSDEPDNPFKGTPFEAMFQQFSGASGAGGAPDLNAIFAQVQQLLSGSADGKPVNWDLAKDIARKTVAAHGDRSVTPTDNDRVADAVRLAEHWLDQATTLPEASTTSAAWSRAEWVENTLPVWQTVVDPVAEHVAGAMGSALPAEAQQLAGPMAGMLRQLGGSIFGAQVGQALGELAGEVVSSSDIGLPLGPAGQAVLLPDNVAKFAEGLGVTDEDVRLYLALRESAHQRLFAGAPWLRQHLFSHVADYAAGIQVDTGKIESAMADVDMANPEALQAALAGGLFEPEDSEQQKAALARLETALALVEGWVDDVVREATKDRMPAAVQLAETVRRRRAAGGPAEQTFATLVGLQLRPRRLRDAANLWAAIRDARGADGRDELWSHPDLLPSAADLDDPIGFARHSGELSDLDISDFLTEQSDRPDATGGPADGSDDETSKDDEGNKDR; this comes from the coding sequence ATGAGCGACGAACCGGACAACCCGTTCAAGGGAACTCCGTTCGAGGCCATGTTCCAGCAGTTCTCCGGTGCGTCCGGCGCGGGCGGCGCCCCCGACCTGAACGCGATCTTCGCCCAGGTCCAGCAGCTGCTCAGCGGCTCGGCCGACGGCAAGCCGGTGAACTGGGACCTGGCCAAGGACATCGCCCGCAAGACCGTCGCCGCCCACGGCGACCGGTCCGTCACCCCCACCGACAACGACCGCGTGGCCGACGCGGTCCGGCTGGCCGAGCACTGGCTGGACCAGGCCACCACGCTGCCCGAGGCCTCCACCACGTCGGCGGCCTGGAGCCGCGCGGAGTGGGTGGAGAACACGCTGCCGGTCTGGCAGACCGTGGTCGACCCGGTCGCCGAGCACGTGGCCGGCGCGATGGGCAGCGCCCTGCCGGCCGAGGCGCAGCAGCTGGCCGGGCCGATGGCCGGCATGCTCCGCCAGCTCGGCGGCTCGATCTTCGGGGCGCAGGTCGGTCAGGCGCTCGGTGAGCTGGCCGGTGAAGTGGTCAGCTCCTCCGACATCGGTCTGCCGCTCGGGCCGGCCGGTCAGGCCGTGCTGCTGCCCGACAACGTCGCCAAGTTCGCCGAGGGCCTCGGTGTGACCGACGAGGACGTCCGCCTCTACCTGGCGCTGCGCGAGTCCGCGCACCAGCGGCTGTTCGCCGGAGCGCCGTGGCTGCGGCAGCACCTCTTCTCCCACGTCGCGGATTACGCCGCCGGGATTCAGGTGGACACCGGCAAGATCGAGTCCGCCATGGCCGACGTCGACATGGCGAACCCGGAGGCACTGCAGGCGGCGCTGGCCGGCGGTCTGTTCGAGCCGGAGGACTCCGAGCAGCAGAAGGCCGCGCTGGCCCGGCTGGAGACCGCGCTCGCGCTGGTCGAGGGCTGGGTCGACGACGTGGTCCGCGAGGCGACCAAGGACCGGATGCCGGCCGCCGTCCAGCTGGCCGAGACCGTACGCCGCCGGCGCGCGGCGGGTGGTCCGGCCGAGCAGACCTTCGCCACCCTGGTCGGTCTGCAGCTGCGGCCGCGCCGGCTGCGCGACGCCGCGAACCTGTGGGCCGCCATCCGGGATGCCCGCGGCGCCGACGGCCGTGACGAGCTCTGGTCGCACCCGGACCTGCTGCCCAGCGCTGCCGATCTCGACGACCCGATCGGGTTCGCCCGGCACTCCGGCGAGCTGTCCGACCTGGACATCTCCGACTTCCTCACCGAGCAGTCCGACCGGCCGGACGCCACCGGCGGACCGGCTGACGGATCGGACGACGAGACGTCGAAGGATGACGAGGGCAACAAGGACCGGTGA